The nucleotide window CCCGCGAGCAGGGAGAGCAGCGTGCTCTTGCCGCTGCCCGACGGCCCCACCACACACAGGAACTCGCCCCGCTGCACCTGCAGGTGCAGTGGCCCGATGCCCGCCGCGCCCTGGCCGTCCCGGCGCTGGCCGTAGCGGTAGGTCACACCGTCGAGGGTCAGGCTGGTGCCCTGGCCTTGGCGCGGCGCGGCGGTGGGAACCACGTTGGAGGTCGGTTCGGGGGCCACGGCCGTCATTGTGTCACCTCCAGGCCGTAGTCGCGCCGCACCCGGCCCTCGACAGTGCGCAGCACGGCGTCGAACAGACCGCCGATCAATCCGATGATGATGATGGTCGCCAGGACGAGCGCCACATTGGCGGTGTTGCGCCCGACCTCGAGCTGCGAACCCAGGCTCTGCACGCCCGCGATGAGCAACTCGCCCCCCACCAGCGCGCGCCACGCAAAGCTCCAGCTCGTGCGCAGGCCGGTCAGGATATTGGGCACCGAGGCGGGCAGCAGCACCCGCAGGGTCAGCCCGGCCCCCCGCGCGCCCAGCGTTCGTCCGGCGACCCGCAGCGCAGGCGGAACATTGAGCAGCGCGCCCGATACGGCCAGCGCGATGGGAATGAACGCCTCCAGAATCACCACGAACAGGACAGCCTTCTCGTTGAGACCCAGGAACAGGATGGCGAAAGGAACGAAGGCAATGCTCGGCACGCTCTGAAGGCCGGTCAGGTAGGCCCCGAGCGTGGCCCGCAGCGGCAGCCAAGCGCCCATCAGAAGGCCGATGACGCCGCCCAGCAGCAGCCCCGCCGCGTAGCCGGTCAGGACCCGGCGCAGGCTGCCGCCGATGGCCGAGAGCAGCTTGCCGTCCTGCGGTCCGGTGCCCCACAGGCCGTAGCTGATCTCGGTCCACACGGCGCGTGGGCTGGGAAAGACGTAGGAGGGATAGAGCTTCAGGATGTCGGTCGCGAGCCACCATAGGCCCACGATGATGGCTAGGCCGATCAACTGCCACGCAATGACCTGCGCGCGGCCGGGACCACGGCGTCCTGGCCGCGAGAGGTCGGATTGAACACGGAACGTCACGTTACTTCCGGAAGAACGGCGTGAGATCGGGCGCGCTACGGGCGTATCCGGCTTCCACGTTCAGCGCCGAATATTCCTTCATGGCCTCGGGGTCGAGCGCAGTCGTGAACCGGGTACGCGCGAAGGCCCGCTGCAATACCCGCAGGTCGAGTTTCGCGCCGGTCAGCTTCTGGAGTTTGGCGTTCACGACCGTCTGCGCGGCGGCCGGCGACTTGGTCAGGTAGCTCACGGCGTCGGTGTGGGCCTTCAGGAACGCCGCCACCAGGGCCGGGTTGGCCTGAGCGAACTTGGCGTTCACGATCACGATAGCGGTCGGGTAGCGGCCGTCGCGCCACACGGTCTTCTCGGTACCAATCACGCGGTGGCCCTGGGCTTCGAGAGCCGCGCCCCAGGGCTCGGGCACGAGGGCGGCGTCCACCCGCTTGCCGGCGAAGGCCGCGATCACGTCGGTCGGGGGAATAGGCGTGATGGTCACGCTGCCGCCATCGGTCTTGGACTTGAGGCCTGACTCGTTTAGGATGTGCCGCAGACTGATGTCCTGCGTGTTGCCCAGGCTGGGGACGGCCACGTTCTTGCCCGCGAGGTCCTTGTACGTCTTGACCGTGCTGTCCTTGCGGGCGACGAGCACCGCGCCGGCTTCGGCCGCGCCGGCCAGGAACTGTACGGGCATACCGCGGCCCGCCGCGCTGATGGCCGGCCCCGGCCCGACATACGCGATGTCGATCTGGCCGGCGGCGAAGGCCTCGGTCAGGGTGGTGCCCGAGACGAACTCGCGCGGATCAAGTTTCACGTTGCCCAGTGCCTTCTGAAAGGTGCCGCGTTCGAGTCCCACCAGGGCGGGGGCGTGGGTCAGGTTGGGAAAGAAGCCGAGGCGGACGGTGGTTGCGGCCTGGGCCGAGGCGGCGGAGGCGGTCAGGGCAAGCAGCAGGAAAAGAGTCCGGTTCATGGGGTCCTCCATATCAAAAGAAATCAAGGTCACAAAGTGGCG belongs to Deinococcus sp. Leaf326 and includes:
- a CDS encoding ABC transporter permease produces the protein MTFRVQSDLSRPGRRGPGRAQVIAWQLIGLAIIVGLWWLATDILKLYPSYVFPSPRAVWTEISYGLWGTGPQDGKLLSAIGGSLRRVLTGYAAGLLLGGVIGLLMGAWLPLRATLGAYLTGLQSVPSIAFVPFAILFLGLNEKAVLFVVILEAFIPIALAVSGALLNVPPALRVAGRTLGARGAGLTLRVLLPASVPNILTGLRTSWSFAWRALVGGELLIAGVQSLGSQLEVGRNTANVALVLATIIIIGLIGGLFDAVLRTVEGRVRRDYGLEVTQ
- a CDS encoding ABC transporter substrate-binding protein, producing the protein MNRTLFLLLALTASAASAQAATTVRLGFFPNLTHAPALVGLERGTFQKALGNVKLDPREFVSGTTLTEAFAAGQIDIAYVGPGPAISAAGRGMPVQFLAGAAEAGAVLVARKDSTVKTYKDLAGKNVAVPSLGNTQDISLRHILNESGLKSKTDGGSVTITPIPPTDVIAAFAGKRVDAALVPEPWGAALEAQGHRVIGTEKTVWRDGRYPTAIVIVNAKFAQANPALVAAFLKAHTDAVSYLTKSPAAAQTVVNAKLQKLTGAKLDLRVLQRAFARTRFTTALDPEAMKEYSALNVEAGYARSAPDLTPFFRK